One Lysinibacillus fusiformis genomic window carries:
- the cbiE gene encoding precorrin-6y C5,15-methyltransferase (decarboxylating) subunit CbiE encodes MKLIGIGDNGQESLLPQYVQWIEDCEVLVGGERVLDFFPSFTGEKIVIKGGLSVLVERLSAETRKTVILATGDPLFYGIGGYLAKKLDIEVYPYMSSVQLAFSKMGESWQDAYVTSIHGRPMKGLAQRIDSKKKIALLTDAENNPNALARYLKHFGMTEYRAFVAENLQGNDEKYGWYSLDELQTAIFSPLNVVILQQTSAPKRYPLGIDDEEFSQRKPDKGLITKKEIRVLSLQAMQLQKDSIIWDVGTCTGSMAIEAGKLSPEGQVFAVEKNAPDLENCMQNQQKFRVDITAIHSKAPTGLENFPDPDAIFIGGTGGEMVELLQLCCTRLKPNGRIVLNAATIENLYKAVEAFKACGFAVDILQAQLARSKPILDMTRFVPLNPIYIISAHRKEDNHE; translated from the coding sequence ATGAAATTAATTGGGATAGGGGATAACGGACAGGAAAGCTTATTGCCACAGTACGTACAGTGGATTGAAGACTGCGAGGTACTTGTTGGTGGTGAGCGTGTCCTTGATTTTTTCCCGAGCTTTACAGGTGAAAAAATTGTCATTAAGGGTGGTCTTTCAGTGCTGGTTGAAAGGTTATCAGCAGAAACACGAAAAACCGTTATTTTAGCGACGGGTGATCCATTATTTTATGGCATCGGTGGTTATTTAGCGAAAAAGCTAGACATCGAGGTTTATCCATATATGAGCTCTGTGCAGCTAGCATTTTCGAAAATGGGTGAGAGCTGGCAGGATGCCTATGTAACAAGTATTCATGGGCGACCAATGAAGGGCTTAGCACAGCGCATTGACAGTAAAAAGAAAATAGCGCTTCTTACAGACGCTGAAAATAATCCAAATGCACTGGCACGTTATCTAAAGCATTTTGGGATGACAGAATACCGCGCATTTGTCGCAGAAAATTTACAAGGCAATGATGAAAAATATGGTTGGTATTCCCTAGATGAATTACAAACGGCTATATTTTCACCACTGAATGTGGTTATTTTACAGCAAACATCCGCACCAAAACGCTATCCTCTAGGCATTGATGATGAAGAATTTTCACAGCGTAAGCCAGATAAAGGGCTTATTACTAAGAAGGAAATTCGTGTGTTAAGTCTACAGGCAATGCAGTTACAAAAGGATAGCATCATTTGGGATGTGGGAACTTGTACAGGATCAATGGCTATTGAGGCTGGCAAACTATCACCAGAAGGGCAAGTATTCGCGGTGGAAAAAAATGCACCTGATTTAGAAAACTGCATGCAAAATCAGCAGAAATTCCGTGTGGATATAACCGCGATTCATAGTAAAGCACCGACAGGACTTGAAAATTTCCCTGATCCAGATGCGATTTTTATTGGTGGTACAGGTGGAGAAATGGTGGAGCTATTACAGTTGTGCTGTACACGATTGAAACCGAATGGACGTATTGTCTTAAATGCAGCAACAATAGAAAATTTATATAAGGCGGTTGAAGCGTTTAAAGCATGTGGCTTTGCTGTCGATATTTTGCAGGCGCAGCTTGCACGTAGTAAACCGATTCTGGATATGACCCGTTTTGTCCCATTAAATCCGATTTATATTATTTCGGCACATCGAAAGGAAGATAATCATGAGTAA
- a CDS encoding cobalt-precorrin-5B (C(1))-methyltransferase: MERKPKKDPKDMRHGYTTGACATAVTKAALLALITNEEQETTTIHLPIGRDATFTIEKCTFDSNAVSCETIKDAGDDPDATHKALIIGTVSWADTPGIHLDGGIGVGRVTKPGLPVAVGEAAINPVPRKMIHSTVQSVLDDFQIERGVNVVISVPEGEEIAKKTLNGRLGIIGGISILGTRGTVVPFSSSAYMASIVQAISVAKAAGCDHIVVTTGGRSEKFAMAQYPELSEEAFIEMGDFVGFTLKHCKRLGIKQVSLVGMMGKFSKVAQGVMMVHSKSAAIDFNFLAQLAVDIGADEDTVSEVREANTASQVGEIMADKGYQAFFDHLCEACCYSSLHHTRGGLTLSTSIYSMQGQLLGRADDIASIDEINWDRG; the protein is encoded by the coding sequence ATGGAGCGGAAGCCAAAAAAGGATCCCAAGGACATGCGTCACGGTTATACAACGGGAGCCTGTGCAACTGCTGTAACAAAAGCCGCATTACTAGCACTGATTACAAATGAAGAACAGGAAACGACTACCATTCATTTGCCAATCGGGCGTGATGCAACGTTTACAATTGAAAAATGTACATTTGATAGCAACGCAGTAAGCTGTGAAACGATAAAGGATGCTGGTGATGATCCAGATGCAACACATAAGGCGCTCATTATTGGCACAGTAAGCTGGGCCGATACACCAGGTATTCATTTAGACGGAGGAATTGGAGTCGGGCGAGTTACGAAGCCCGGCTTACCAGTTGCAGTTGGTGAAGCAGCTATTAATCCTGTTCCACGCAAAATGATACATAGTACTGTACAAAGCGTGCTTGACGACTTTCAAATTGAACGTGGTGTGAATGTCGTAATTTCCGTACCGGAGGGTGAGGAAATTGCTAAAAAAACATTAAATGGAAGGTTAGGCATTATCGGGGGCATTTCCATTTTAGGCACAAGGGGAACCGTCGTGCCTTTTTCGAGTTCCGCCTATATGGCAAGTATTGTCCAAGCGATTAGTGTGGCAAAGGCCGCCGGCTGTGACCATATAGTGGTAACAACAGGTGGACGCAGTGAAAAGTTTGCGATGGCACAGTATCCTGAACTGTCAGAGGAAGCATTTATTGAGATGGGTGATTTTGTCGGCTTTACGTTAAAGCATTGTAAACGGCTCGGCATAAAGCAAGTATCGCTCGTTGGTATGATGGGGAAATTTTCAAAGGTTGCTCAGGGTGTCATGATGGTGCATTCAAAAAGTGCAGCTATTGATTTTAATTTTTTGGCACAATTGGCAGTGGATATTGGTGCAGATGAAGACACAGTGTCCGAAGTTAGAGAAGCCAATACGGCTTCACAAGTCGGTGAAATCATGGCGGACAAGGGCTATCAAGCCTTTTTTGATCATTTATGTGAGGCATGCTGTTATTCTTCATTGCACCACACAAGGGGCGGTTTGACGCTCTCCACATCGATTTACTCGATGCAGGGACAATTATTAGGAAGGGCTGATGATATTGCATCGATCGATGAAATTAATTGGGATAGGGGATAA
- the cobI gene encoding precorrin-2 C(20)-methyltransferase has protein sequence MSNLGILYGLGVGPGDPELITVKAFRVIQESPVIAYPKKLKGSKSYAHRIVDVYINPEEKDMLGLVFPMTKDEAVLEREWTKSVELVYGKLQEGKDVAFVTEGDPLLYSTFIHMMKLMQDMHPEVEIRTVPGISSFNGSASRLGIALADGDDRVAIIPAHDDYDAMREAIESHDAVVFIKVAKVIDLMLKVLRDLDLLDKASVVTKVTSDEEIIWDVQELDGVDLEYLTLMVVRK, from the coding sequence ATGAGTAATCTTGGTATTTTATATGGCTTAGGCGTAGGCCCTGGCGATCCAGAGTTAATTACAGTTAAGGCATTCCGTGTCATTCAGGAGTCGCCAGTTATTGCGTATCCGAAAAAATTGAAGGGCAGTAAAAGTTATGCGCATCGTATCGTAGATGTGTATATTAACCCAGAAGAGAAAGATATGCTCGGTCTCGTGTTCCCTATGACAAAGGATGAGGCTGTGTTAGAGCGTGAATGGACAAAATCCGTGGAGCTTGTTTATGGCAAACTGCAAGAGGGTAAGGACGTAGCGTTCGTGACTGAAGGGGACCCACTATTATATAGTACGTTCATCCATATGATGAAGCTTATGCAGGATATGCATCCAGAAGTAGAAATCCGTACAGTGCCTGGTATTTCATCATTCAATGGTTCAGCTTCGCGACTAGGTATTGCGCTTGCGGATGGCGATGATCGTGTAGCAATTATTCCAGCACATGACGATTATGATGCTATGCGTGAAGCAATTGAAAGTCATGATGCGGTTGTTTTTATTAAAGTCGCAAAGGTTATTGACTTAATGCTGAAAGTACTGCGCGATTTAGACTTACTGGATAAGGCATCGGTTGTGACAAAGGTAACATCAGATGAGGAAATTATTTGGGATGTGCAAGAATTAGATGGTGTCGATTTAGAATATTTAACGTTAATGGTGGTGCGTAAATAA
- a CDS encoding precorrin-8X methylmutase, with protein MDFKTDFKPLTVDPDKIYDYSFAIIAEEMGEHNFTEDEWKVVRRIIHASADFELGRSVIITPGALEAGVKSILAGRHVIADVQMIESGSGKKRFQKHGGDLHCYIADEDVSIEAKKQNTTRAIISMQKATTLHEGGIYAIGNAPTALLELIRLIKEGLAKPDLIIGMPVGFVSAAESKEELLKLEGIPYITNVGRKGGSTVTVAALNAISILADEQAKK; from the coding sequence ATGGATTTTAAAACAGATTTCAAACCATTAACAGTAGACCCAGATAAAATTTATGATTACAGTTTCGCAATTATTGCAGAGGAAATGGGTGAACATAACTTCACAGAAGACGAGTGGAAAGTTGTTCGTCGTATTATTCATGCATCTGCTGACTTTGAGTTAGGTCGCAGTGTCATCATTACACCAGGAGCATTAGAAGCCGGGGTTAAGTCTATCCTTGCAGGTCGTCACGTAATTGCTGACGTACAAATGATTGAAAGTGGCTCAGGGAAGAAACGTTTCCAAAAGCATGGCGGGGATTTACACTGCTATATCGCAGATGAAGATGTTTCCATTGAAGCGAAAAAACAAAATACAACGCGTGCCATTATTTCGATGCAAAAGGCCACAACATTACACGAAGGTGGGATTTACGCAATCGGTAATGCACCGACAGCATTACTTGAGCTAATTCGCTTAATTAAAGAAGGTTTAGCAAAACCGGATTTAATTATCGGTATGCCAGTTGGCTTCGTATCAGCTGCTGAATCCAAAGAGGAACTATTAAAGCTAGAGGGTATTCCTTATATTACGAATGTTGGCCGTAAAGGCGGTAGTACAGTGACGGTTGCCGCATTGAATGCCATTTCTATTCTAGCGGACGAACAGGCGAAAAAATAA
- the cobK gene encoding precorrin-6A reductase, whose amino-acid sequence MIFMLAGTSDARNLALELQSAGHQVTATVVTDSAATSLTEVGLSHLVGRLTADEMATILTQQGYQLVVDASHPFAEEASKNAMAAAEQAGVPYIRYERAHEHYAHPLITVVKDYEEAAYLAAEKRGVIMLTTGSKTLATFTKVLQGLENTRVIARMLPRLDNMEKCEALGVAQRDIVAIQGPFSKELNEALFRQYDVTLMITKESGKVGSVDEKLEAALACGIETILIARPNIQYGQQYSTFEGVLQAVHNTL is encoded by the coding sequence ATGATTTTCATGTTAGCGGGGACGAGTGATGCAAGAAATCTAGCACTGGAATTGCAATCTGCCGGTCATCAGGTGACAGCAACGGTAGTTACGGATTCAGCAGCTACGAGCCTGACAGAAGTAGGCCTTTCACATTTAGTTGGTCGCTTGACAGCTGACGAAATGGCCACGATTTTAACACAACAGGGCTATCAACTTGTTGTAGACGCCTCCCATCCGTTTGCCGAGGAGGCTTCTAAAAATGCGATGGCAGCAGCTGAACAAGCAGGTGTACCTTATATTCGCTATGAACGTGCCCATGAGCATTACGCACATCCGCTCATTACAGTCGTGAAAGATTATGAGGAAGCGGCTTACCTAGCAGCAGAAAAACGCGGTGTCATTATGTTGACAACAGGCAGTAAAACACTAGCGACGTTTACAAAAGTATTACAAGGTCTGGAAAATACGCGTGTTATTGCGCGTATGCTTCCTCGTCTCGATAATATGGAAAAATGTGAGGCACTTGGTGTGGCCCAAAGAGATATTGTGGCGATCCAAGGACCATTTTCAAAAGAATTAAATGAGGCACTTTTCCGCCAATATGACGTGACACTGATGATTACAAAAGAAAGCGGCAAAGTTGGTTCAGTTGATGAAAAGCTTGAGGCTGCACTTGCATGTGGCATTGAAACGATTTTAATTGCTCGACCAAATATACAATACGGCCAACAGTATTCCACATTCGAGGGTGTACTACAGGCTGTTCACAACACACTTTAG